In a genomic window of Coprococcus eutactus:
- a CDS encoding mechanosensitive ion channel family protein produces the protein MILPETLVNMASYSATTENVVEDAVKEATDQVSVIGQYIQKLTDWCMSKLGSIVVAIIFMVVCFKLVKLLLKILRRSFEKSKLDTSVAGFFVSAVKVVLNVLIVLTAASIVGLQITSFITILGTAGVTLGLALQGSLSNLAGGLLILMLKPFRVGDYIVENNTHCEGTVVSIDIFYTRLITLDNKSVVIPNGNISNTSLVNVTEHDMRRVEIPFSVAYDSDIEKVKRVTLDVIKDVDGYLKDEQVLLYIDEFADSGINMYVKFYARIEKFFDAKWDAMWKLKKAFDENGIEIPFNQVDVHMIPCKNQGNRV, from the coding sequence ATGATATTACCAGAGACTTTAGTCAATATGGCATCATACAGTGCGACCACGGAAAATGTTGTTGAAGACGCCGTGAAAGAGGCAACGGACCAGGTGAGTGTCATAGGACAGTACATCCAGAAACTTACAGACTGGTGTATGTCAAAGCTGGGAAGCATAGTTGTGGCAATTATCTTTATGGTAGTGTGCTTCAAGCTTGTGAAGCTGCTCCTAAAGATACTAAGAAGGAGCTTTGAGAAGTCTAAGCTTGACACGAGTGTTGCAGGATTTTTCGTGTCGGCTGTGAAAGTTGTGTTAAATGTCTTGATAGTTCTCACGGCTGCAAGCATTGTGGGACTTCAGATAACATCGTTCATTACCATACTGGGCACAGCGGGAGTAACGCTTGGTCTTGCTCTGCAGGGCAGCTTGTCCAACCTTGCGGGAGGGCTGCTTATCCTCATGCTAAAACCGTTCAGAGTTGGAGATTATATAGTAGAGAACAATACACACTGTGAGGGCACAGTCGTATCAATAGATATTTTTTACACCAGACTTATAACCCTTGATAATAAATCAGTAGTCATACCAAATGGCAACATATCCAACACTTCTCTCGTAAATGTCACGGAACATGATATGAGAAGAGTTGAGATCCCATTTTCGGTAGCATACGACTCGGATATAGAGAAGGTAAAGAGAGTTACACTGGATGTGATAAAGGATGTTGACGGTTATCTGAAGGATGAACAGGTATTGCTGTATATAGATGAATTTGCTGACAGCGGGATCAATATGTATGTCAAGTTCTACGCAAGGATCGAGAAGTTTTTTGATGCAAAATGGGACGCTATGTGGAAGCTGAAAAAAGCATTTGATGAAAATGGAATAGAGATTCCATTCAACCAGGTGGATGTACACATGATTCCTTGCAAAAATCAGGGCAATCGAGTATAA
- a CDS encoding GTP-binding protein, which produces MTKIDIISGFLGAGKTTLIKKLIEQAFKGEKLVLIENEFGEIGIDGGFLKDAGVQITEMNSGCICCSLVGDFGTALKQVITDYTPDRIIIEPSGVGKLSDVIKAVKDVAADLDVELDSYTTVADVSKVKIYMKNFGEFFNNQIESANTIILSRTQTTTQDKIEKAVAMIREKNDHATIITTPWDELDGAAIREAMQNYKSLEETMMDEAKSGHDHEHDHGDDCTCGCHDHDHHHDHDHHDHEHHHDHDHDHEHHHDHGDECTCGCHDHDHHHHHADEVFTSWGKETPHKYNEDKLREILDTLADTEKYGIILRAKGIVPSDAGDWLYFDLVPGEFEIRKGKADITGKLCVIGSKLKEDDLAQLFEV; this is translated from the coding sequence ATGACAAAGATTGATATTATCTCAGGTTTCCTTGGAGCCGGTAAGACAACGTTGATCAAGAAACTTATTGAGCAGGCATTTAAGGGAGAAAAGCTGGTTCTTATTGAGAACGAGTTTGGAGAGATCGGAATCGATGGCGGTTTCCTGAAGGATGCCGGTGTTCAGATCACAGAGATGAACTCAGGTTGTATCTGTTGTTCACTGGTCGGAGATTTTGGTACTGCACTCAAGCAGGTTATAACAGACTATACACCTGACAGGATCATTATTGAGCCATCAGGAGTTGGCAAACTGTCTGACGTTATCAAGGCAGTTAAAGATGTGGCAGCAGATCTCGATGTGGAGCTTGACAGCTATACAACTGTTGCAGATGTATCAAAGGTCAAGATTTACATGAAGAACTTCGGTGAGTTCTTCAACAACCAGATAGAAAGTGCCAACACTATCATCCTGAGTAGAACACAGACAACTACACAGGACAAGATAGAGAAGGCAGTAGCCATGATCAGAGAGAAGAATGATCATGCAACAATCATTACAACTCCATGGGATGAGCTTGATGGAGCTGCTATCCGAGAGGCTATGCAGAACTATAAGTCTCTTGAGGAGACAATGATGGATGAGGCAAAGAGCGGACATGATCATGAGCATGATCACGGAGATGACTGTACGTGCGGATGTCACGATCATGATCACCATCATGACCATGACCACCACGATCACGAGCATCATCACGATCATGACCATGATCACGAGCATCACCACGATCATGGAGATGAGTGCACATGTGGATGTCATGACCATGATCATCACCATCATCATGCAGATGAGGTATTTACAAGCTGGGGCAAGGAGACACCTCACAAGTACAATGAGGATAAGCTCAGAGAGATTCTTGACACCCTGGCTGACACAGAGAAGTATGGCATTATCCTACGTGCAAAGGGAATTGTGCCTAGCGATGCTGGTGACTGGCTGTACTTTGATCTTGTACCAGGTGAGTTTGAGATCAGAAAGGGTAAGGCAGATATCACAGGAAAGCTCTGTGTAATAGGAAGCAAGCTTAAGGAAGATGACCTTGCACAGCTGTTCGAGGTTTAA
- a CDS encoding TIGR03943 family putative permease subunit, producing the protein MMGRQNKEIPVYVFMGFLESGKTTFAKETLMDRGFTGGAKTLLLVCEDGEEEYDLEALKKANIYTEFIEEDQLTTDHLLDLQDKYEPEQVMIEYNGMWKLDKIFEIRVPKGWTVVQVISFVNAETYDVYSQNMKATMVEQFNSADMVIFNRCDENSKIPEWRRSIKAVNRRAQIIFEMKDGSIAPETNEPEDLPYDVTADVIELPDDDFGIWYVDASDMKERYDGKKIHFKAMVFRPKQYGSNAFVPGRFAMTCCVEDIQFVGFKCYYQGARNLVDRQWVDVTAKIGYEYYPDFDGEGPVLTAEKVTLTSAPEEEVVYFS; encoded by the coding sequence ATGATGGGACGTCAGAATAAAGAGATACCCGTATATGTGTTCATGGGATTCCTTGAGAGCGGCAAGACAACATTTGCCAAGGAAACTCTTATGGACAGGGGCTTTACAGGCGGAGCCAAGACTCTGCTTCTTGTCTGCGAGGATGGAGAGGAAGAGTACGATCTTGAGGCTCTGAAGAAGGCGAATATATATACAGAGTTTATAGAGGAAGATCAGCTTACAACTGACCATCTCCTTGATCTTCAGGACAAGTATGAGCCTGAGCAGGTTATGATCGAGTACAATGGTATGTGGAAGCTTGATAAGATATTTGAGATAAGAGTTCCAAAGGGATGGACAGTCGTTCAGGTTATCTCATTTGTGAATGCTGAGACATATGATGTGTATTCACAGAATATGAAGGCGACTATGGTCGAACAGTTTAACAGCGCGGACATGGTGATCTTCAATAGATGCGATGAGAACTCCAAGATCCCCGAGTGGAGAAGATCTATCAAGGCAGTGAACAGGAGAGCACAGATCATCTTTGAAATGAAGGATGGTTCTATAGCACCTGAGACAAATGAGCCAGAGGATCTGCCGTATGATGTGACCGCTGATGTCATAGAACTTCCGGATGACGATTTCGGTATCTGGTATGTGGATGCATCAGATATGAAGGAGCGATATGATGGCAAGAAGATACACTTCAAGGCCATGGTATTCAGACCAAAGCAGTACGGAAGCAACGCATTTGTTCCTGGAAGATTTGCCATGACATGTTGTGTTGAGGATATCCAGTTTGTCGGATTCAAGTGTTACTATCAGGGAGCTAGAAATCTTGTGGATAGACAGTGGGTGGATGTGACAGCGAAGATCGGATATGAGTATTATCCTGATTTTGACGGAGAAGGACCAGTTCTTACGGCTGAGAAGGTCACACTTACAAGTGCTCCTGAAGAGGAAGTTGTATATTTCAGTTAA